In the genome of Meles meles chromosome 2, mMelMel3.1 paternal haplotype, whole genome shotgun sequence, one region contains:
- the PPAT gene encoding amidophosphoribosyltransferase, whose translation MELEELGIREECGVFGCIASGEWPTQLDVPHVITLGLVGLQHRGQESAGIVTSDGNSVPTFKTHKGMGLVNHVFTEDNLKKLYISNLGIGHTRYATTGNCELENCQPFVVETLHGKIAVAHNGELVNAAQLRKKLLRHGIGLSTSSDSEMITQLLAYTPPQEQDGTPDWVARIKNLMKEAPTAYSLLIMHRDVIYAVRDPYGNRPLCIGRLMPVSDINDKEKKSSETEGWVVSSESCSFLSIGARYYREVLPGEIVEITKRSVQTLAVIPRSEGNPVAFCIFEYVYFARPDSIFEDQMVYTVRYRCGQQLAIEAPVDADLVSTVPESATPAALGYAAKCGLPYVEVLCKNRYVGRTFIQPNMRLRQLGVAKKFGVLSDNFKGKRIVLIDDSIVRGNTISPIIKLLKESGAKEVHIRVASPPIRYPCFMGINIPTKEELIANKPEFEHLAKYLGANSVVYLSVGGLVSSVQEGVKFKKQKVEKQDIMIQENGNGLECFEKNGHCTACLTGKYPVELEW comes from the exons GGGTCAGGAGAGTGCTGGTATTGTGACCAGCGATGGGAATTCAGTACCAACATTCAAAACACACAAG GGAATGGGTCTTGTAAATCATGTCTTTACTGAAGACAATTTGAAGAAATTATACATTTCAAACCTTGGAATTGGACACACAAGATACGCCACTACAGGAAACTGTGAATTAGAAAATTGTCAGCCCTTTGTTGTTGAAACACTTCATGGGAAAATAGCTGTGGCACATAATGGCGAATTGGTAAATGCTGCTCAATTAAGAAAAAag CTTCTGCGGCATGGTATTGGTTTGTCAACAAGTTCTGATAGCGAAATGATTACCCAGTTACTGGCATATACACCTCCTCAGGAACAAGATGGCACCCCAGATTGGGTAGCAAG GATTAAAAACCTAATGAAGGAAGCACCCACAGCATACTCCCTGCTTATAATGCACAGAGATGTTATTTATGCAGTAAGAGATCCTTACGGAAATCGTCCTCTATGCATTGGACGTCTTATGCCTGTATCTGATATAAATGATAAAG agaaaaaatcttcagaaacagaAGGATGGGTGGTATCTTCAGAATCTTGTAGCTTTTTATCAATTGGTGCAAG ATATTACCGTGAAGTCTTGCCTGGAGAAATCGTGGAAATAACCAAACGTAGTGTCCAAACTCTTGCTGTTATACCAAGGTCTGAAGGAAACCCAGTGGCTTTTTGTATCTTTGAATATGTTTATTTTGCAAGACCAGATAGTATATTTGaag ACCAGATGGTTTACACAGTAAGATATCGTTGTGGTCAGCAGCTGGCAATTGAAGCACCTGTGGATGCAGATTTGGTTAGCACTGTTCCGGAATCTGCTACACCTGCTGCTCTTGGTTATGCAGCAAAG TGTGGGCTTCCATATGTGGAAGTGCTGTGTAAAAACCGGTATGTAGGAAGAACCTTCATTCAACCAAACATGAGATTAAGACAACTTGGTGTTGCAAAAAAATTTGGAGTATTGTCGGACAACTTTAAAGGCAAAAGAATTGTTCTTATAGATGATTCAATTGTAAGAGGCAATACCATCTCACCCATAATCAAATTGCTCAAAGAATCTGGCGCAAAAGAG GTACACATTAGAGTAGCTTCACCACCAATTAGATATCCATGCTTTATGGGAATAAACATACCAACAAAAGAAGAGCTTATTGCCAATAAACCTGAATTTGAACATCTTGCAAAATATCTGG GAGCAAACAGTGTTGTATATCTGTCAGTAGGAGGACTGGTTTCATCTGTACAAGAAGGggtaaagtttaaaaaacagaaagtggAAAAGCAGGATATTATGATTCAAGAGAATGGGAATGGCCTGGAATGCTTTGAAAAGAATGGTCATTGTACAGCTTGTCTCACTGGAAAATACCCTGTGGAATTGGAATGGTAG